The Oryctolagus cuniculus chromosome 5, mOryCun1.1, whole genome shotgun sequence genome includes a region encoding these proteins:
- the TENT5A gene encoding terminal nucleotidyltransferase 5A isoform X1 codes for MHQRYFWTEQGPVALGGHYMAEGEGYFAMAEDELPGGAYIPLGGELGGGDGGGGHCLDYCESPTAHCNVLTWEQVQRLDGILSETIPIHGRGNFPTLELQPSLIVKVVRRRLAEKRIGVRDVRLNGSAASHVLHQDSGLGYKDLDLIFCADLRGEEEFQTVKDVVLDCLLDFLPEGVNKEKITPLTLKEAYVQKMVKVCNDSDRWSLISLSNNSGKNVELKFVDSLRRQFEFSVDSFQIKLDSLLLFYECSENPMTETFHPTIIGESVYGDFHEAFDHLCNKIIATRNPEEIRGGGLLKYCNLLVRGFRPASDEIKTLQRYMCSRFFIDFSDIGEQQRKLESYLQNHFVGLEDRKYDYLMTLHGVVNESTVCLMGHERRQTLNLITMLAIRVLADQNVIPNVANVTCYYQPAPYVADANFSNYYIAQVQPVFTCQQQTYSTWLPCN; via the exons ATGCATCAGAGATACTTTTG GACTGAGCAGGGCCCAGTGGCGCTCGGCGGGCACTACATGGCGGAGGGCGAAGGGTACTTTGCCATGGCCGAGGACGAGCTGCCCGGCGGTGCCTACATCCCGCTGGGCGGCGAGTTgggcggcggcgacggcggcggcgggcACTGCTTGGACTACTGCGAGAGCCCCACGGCGCACTGCAACGTGCTGACCTGGGAGCAAGTGCAGCGGCTGGACGGCATCCTGAGCGAGACCATCCCGATCCACGGGCGCGGCAACTTCCCCACGCTCGAGCTGCAGCCCAGTCTGATTGTGAAGGTGGTGCGGCGGCGCCTGGCGGAGAAGCGCATCGGCGTCCGCGACGTGCGCCTCAACGGCTCGGCCGCCAGCCACGTCCTGCACCAGGACAGCGGCCTGGGCTACAAGGACCTGGACCTCATCTTCTGCGCCGACCTGCGCGGGGAAGAGGAGTTTCAGACTGTGAAAGACGTCGTGCTGGACTGCCTGTTGGACTTCTTGCCCGAAGGGGTGAACAAGGAGAAGATCACGCCGCTCACGCTCAAG GAAGCTTATGTGCAGAAAATGGTTAAAGTGTGCAATGACTCTGACCGATGGAGTCTTATATCCCTGTCAAACAACAGTGGCAAAAATGTGGAACTGAAATTTGTGGATTCCCTCCGGAGGCAGTTTGAATTCAGTGTAGATTCTTTTCAGATCAAATTAGACTCTCTTCTGCTCTTTTACGAATGTTCAGAGAATCCAATGACCGAAACATTTCACCCCACCATCATCGGTGAGAGTGTTTATGGTGATTTTCACGAAGCCTTTGATCACCTTTGTAACAAGATCATTGCCACCAGGAATCCCGAGGAGATCAGAGGAGGAGGCCTGCTTAAGTACTGCAACCTCTTAGTGAGGGGCTTCAGGCCCGCCTCTGATGAGATCAAGACCCTCCAGAGGTACATGTGTTCCAGGTTTTTCATCGACTTCTCAGACATTGgagaacagcagagaaaactgGAGTCCTATCTGCAGAACCACTTCGTGGGCTTGGAAGACCGCAAGTACGACTATCTCATGACCCTTCACGGAGTGGTGAATGAGAGCACAGTGTGCCTAATGGGACATGAGAGAAGACAGACTTTAAATCTTATCACAATGCTGGCTATCCGGGTGCTAGCTGACCAGAACGTCATCCCTAATGTGGCTAATGTCACTTGCTATTACCAGCCGGCCCCCTATGTAGCAGATGCCAACTTCAGCAATTACTACATTGCACAGGTTCAGCCAGTATTCACATGCCAGCAACAGACATATTCTACTTGGCTGCCCTGCAAttaa
- the TENT5A gene encoding terminal nucleotidyltransferase 5A isoform X2 gives MAEGEGYFAMAEDELPGGAYIPLGGELGGGDGGGGHCLDYCESPTAHCNVLTWEQVQRLDGILSETIPIHGRGNFPTLELQPSLIVKVVRRRLAEKRIGVRDVRLNGSAASHVLHQDSGLGYKDLDLIFCADLRGEEEFQTVKDVVLDCLLDFLPEGVNKEKITPLTLKEAYVQKMVKVCNDSDRWSLISLSNNSGKNVELKFVDSLRRQFEFSVDSFQIKLDSLLLFYECSENPMTETFHPTIIGESVYGDFHEAFDHLCNKIIATRNPEEIRGGGLLKYCNLLVRGFRPASDEIKTLQRYMCSRFFIDFSDIGEQQRKLESYLQNHFVGLEDRKYDYLMTLHGVVNESTVCLMGHERRQTLNLITMLAIRVLADQNVIPNVANVTCYYQPAPYVADANFSNYYIAQVQPVFTCQQQTYSTWLPCN, from the exons ATGGCGGAGGGCGAAGGGTACTTTGCCATGGCCGAGGACGAGCTGCCCGGCGGTGCCTACATCCCGCTGGGCGGCGAGTTgggcggcggcgacggcggcggcgggcACTGCTTGGACTACTGCGAGAGCCCCACGGCGCACTGCAACGTGCTGACCTGGGAGCAAGTGCAGCGGCTGGACGGCATCCTGAGCGAGACCATCCCGATCCACGGGCGCGGCAACTTCCCCACGCTCGAGCTGCAGCCCAGTCTGATTGTGAAGGTGGTGCGGCGGCGCCTGGCGGAGAAGCGCATCGGCGTCCGCGACGTGCGCCTCAACGGCTCGGCCGCCAGCCACGTCCTGCACCAGGACAGCGGCCTGGGCTACAAGGACCTGGACCTCATCTTCTGCGCCGACCTGCGCGGGGAAGAGGAGTTTCAGACTGTGAAAGACGTCGTGCTGGACTGCCTGTTGGACTTCTTGCCCGAAGGGGTGAACAAGGAGAAGATCACGCCGCTCACGCTCAAG GAAGCTTATGTGCAGAAAATGGTTAAAGTGTGCAATGACTCTGACCGATGGAGTCTTATATCCCTGTCAAACAACAGTGGCAAAAATGTGGAACTGAAATTTGTGGATTCCCTCCGGAGGCAGTTTGAATTCAGTGTAGATTCTTTTCAGATCAAATTAGACTCTCTTCTGCTCTTTTACGAATGTTCAGAGAATCCAATGACCGAAACATTTCACCCCACCATCATCGGTGAGAGTGTTTATGGTGATTTTCACGAAGCCTTTGATCACCTTTGTAACAAGATCATTGCCACCAGGAATCCCGAGGAGATCAGAGGAGGAGGCCTGCTTAAGTACTGCAACCTCTTAGTGAGGGGCTTCAGGCCCGCCTCTGATGAGATCAAGACCCTCCAGAGGTACATGTGTTCCAGGTTTTTCATCGACTTCTCAGACATTGgagaacagcagagaaaactgGAGTCCTATCTGCAGAACCACTTCGTGGGCTTGGAAGACCGCAAGTACGACTATCTCATGACCCTTCACGGAGTGGTGAATGAGAGCACAGTGTGCCTAATGGGACATGAGAGAAGACAGACTTTAAATCTTATCACAATGCTGGCTATCCGGGTGCTAGCTGACCAGAACGTCATCCCTAATGTGGCTAATGTCACTTGCTATTACCAGCCGGCCCCCTATGTAGCAGATGCCAACTTCAGCAATTACTACATTGCACAGGTTCAGCCAGTATTCACATGCCAGCAACAGACATATTCTACTTGGCTGCCCTGCAAttaa